The following are encoded in a window of Magnolia sinica isolate HGM2019 chromosome 11, MsV1, whole genome shotgun sequence genomic DNA:
- the LOC131218657 gene encoding large ribosomal subunit protein eL20-like, translating to MVPFRFHQHQVVGRALPSATDEHPKIYRMKLWATNEVRAKSKFWYFLRKLKKVKKSNGQVLAINEIFERNPTTVENYGIWLRYQSRTGYHNMYKEYRDTTLNAAIEQMYDEMASHHRVRSPCIQIIKTATIPDTLCKRENTKQFHDSKIKFPLMFKKVRPPTRKLKTTFKASRPNLFM from the exons ATGGTGCCCTTCAGGTTCCATCAGCATCAGGTGGTTGGGAGAGCTCTCCCTTCGGCGACCGATGAGCATCCGAAGATTTACCGGATGAAACTGTGGGCCACGAATGAGGTTCGCGCGAAATCCAAGTTCTGGTACTTTCTTAGGAAACTCAAGAAGGTTAAAAAGAGTAATGGGCAAGTGCTTGCcatcaatgagatttttgagaGGAATCCCACCACTGTCGAGAACTATGGAATTTGGTTGCGGTACCAGAGCAGAACTGGTTACCACAATATGTACAAGGAATACCGGGACAcca cccttaatgctGCCATTGAGCAGATGTATGACGAGATGGCTTCTCACCACAGGGTAAGGTCTCCTTGCATTCAGATCATCAAGACAGCTACCATACCTGACACGCTTTGCAAGAGAGAGAATACCAAGCAATTTCATGATTCCAAAATCAAGTTCCCGTTGATGTTCAAGAAGGTTAGGCCACCAACTAGGAAGCTTAAGACAACATTCAAGGCATCGAGGCCTAATTTGTTCATGTAA